In the Kwoniella shandongensis chromosome 6, complete sequence genome, GCCGCGCAAAGTGCGTTAGGCGAGCTGGCCAAGGgtctgaagaggaagcgaggagaggacgcggaggagaaggagaagggaggtgaCAAAGCTGTCAAAGTCGAGAAGGATGGACAAGTGGACGGTGACAAGGAAGAGGGTATGGCTGTCGATGGCGATGCCACGGCGTCAACAGAGCCGGAGGCAGAGGCTAGCAAGGAGACTGAGGAATCTACCGCTGTCGCCGTtacttcatcatcaacagaCGATACGTCCGCTGGTGTCAGCGCGCCCACATCATCCGAACTTTCACGAGCGGCGACATTAGCTCTCTCATCAGCGGCAGCCAAAGCTCAAACATTGGCGAACCACGAAGATCGACGAATCTCTCAGCTCGTTTCGAGATTAGTTTCGGCCCAAGTGAAAAAGGTCGAGTTGAAATTGGCGATGTTCGAAAAGCTAGAAGAGCTCTTAGAAtctgagaagaggaatgtggaATTGGGTAGACAAGCGTTGTTCAGAGATAAAGTGACTGTTGGGAAACAATTGAGACAGGTCGAAGAGTTGTTGAGAAAGGCAAAAGAGGATCCGAGTAGTGTTAATGGATCAGGGGTGGAACAATTGAGAAAAGAAGTAGAAGGGGGAAGTACGGCAGATAACGTGAGAGAGGCAGTTATCCCACCAGCGCCAGCTGCAACGGGTTCgggagaacaaggtgaggctgaggttgagggatcgAGCGGAGAGGGTGTGAGTAAGCCTGAGGGAGAGTCGAATTTGGTGAAATTGTAGATGAGAACGAATGGGGTGTTTGGGTTCTCTAGAGAAGATGTATGCATTGTATATCTATGTTCTGAGCGTATCCCAAGGTCCACAGGGTAGCAAATCGTAAGTGATTGATAGCTTACAAGGGAAGGCTGGAGACTACGGTTCTTCTGCCGAACTGACAGCATTGCAATCTGTGCATAAGCGAATCGTCCTTCTACAActcgtccctcttcctccctgtCTCATCAGTAACCACACCAaggtcatcaccaccactcccTACGCCTACGAAAGGCACGATTCGCTCCGttccatcctcgtcataCGCTATAATCTCCACCTTGCCTCTGTTGTCTCGTGCGAGGTTCTCCATCCCTTGCTCGAGATACGGCGTGGTGGCTGGTGCAGGGTCAGGCGCGAAGACATGTTCTACCCGAAcgttgtccttctccttgggcAGACTTTGAGGATTGATAGCTGAATCTTGACCGATTTGTGGTAACGGTGCACCACTCCGTGTATTTGCCCCGACACTGATTTCGATTCCTGAGTCTGGTGATTTATCACCCAATCCCGACTTGCCAGCCGGACTTATCGCTttctctcctccccttccccgtCCAAAGGCAAGTTTGATCAACCTCCCACTACTCCACAAATACCATCCGACCCCTCTCCCAACCCCACCCACTACCACCCCTACAGTCCTATCGATCACTCGGCGTTTTACTATGAATCcaacgacgaggaggaagaacatcaacgcagagaggatgaggatccGATCGAGTGTATCGGCCTTTTCGAGCGTGCGAACGAGTTTGGTGGAtgttgagaggagggaggtgtaGCGGTTGTATAATGATTGCGTGGAGAGGAGCGTTTGGGATGATGATTCTGTGAGAGGTGAATAGGAATATCAGTCTGAGCTCAAGGATGGGAGCGATGGAGCCGAGGCAATGAGAGCAAGGGGACAGGGAGTTAATAACCCAGTAATGcaaggaggaaagcgagagcgagaggttggaagggtCTTGCGATGTggtgagagcgagtgaggaAGACAAATACCCACCTAACATTTGGACAGACAACACAGACCTCTCCAGTTCCGTCTGCATCAACGCCGTCGTCCGCCTTAGTGCAGTTGTGACCTCGTTCGTCTTAGTCTGcagctcatcatctccactaaAACACAAAACAGCACATGGGTCAGCGTAAGCCCACAACACATCAAATAAAGAGGTGGTCATCAGAGAAACTGTCCAAACTCACCCCATCCCAAATTCCGCCGCACTTCGAGCTTTGCCCTTACTCCCGCTCCCACTAGCCTTCCCCGTCTCGGCATTAGTATTATCGTCTGCTAATCTCGACTCGTCTAGCTCATATCGCGTTGATGAAGTCGAGGCAAGTTCGTGGATCCTAGATCGTTTGGCGGCCATTGCTCGTTTTGAGGAAAGTGTAGCAGAGCGATAAGCTCGACGAAGGCTAGTCTAGAGCATCAGCAGGTGATCTTGAAGCTGATGAGAGGTAGTAAGAGGGTGGTCTATGTAGCAAaaggggaggacgaggaggggcTAAGGAAGGTGCAtcccgactcactcttgataTTCCCTTTCGAGTTGATCGAGTTGAGGTGTTATACTTTGTTTCTCGGTATACGTCAAGGATTCGCACATCTCCCTTGCGGCCTGACATACCGATAAGTCATTATATCAGCGATCCATTCTCAATTCACTCTCACTCGGTACGGGCATCCTGAAAGACGATACTTGGAACAAAATCCAAACCATGTGAGACGGGATTAATGACCACTCCAGACGCGCTCACCTCAATATTATATCTTACACCTTCCAAAtcacctctcatctcctctacTAGCTCTCTATGCAGATCTGCCGGTCCTAGACATTTCTCCAATCGAGGGAGTTGGAATGTCTGTAAATCTGCAATTCGACGAGGTAATGACGAAAGGAGGGGTTGGATCGTTTCCTTCGCAGAGGGCATTGGCGGCATCCtgagtgagcgagcgagcTGCTGATGCTATATATATATTCTTGGTAGTTccgagctgatgttgtggaTCCCTTCTGGGCTGTATGTCGATGCGGGAGGGTCGTTGTAGTTgcaagatgggaaagagggaagagtgtAGAACGCAGGTTAGACAACGACGTCACGTTGACAACTGAAACAGACTGGTTCAACCAAAGTGGAGGTTTTTGCTCCGACTTCCACGAGCTATAACGAGCAATCCATACGTTACAAAATACTAAATTACTCTCTCGAGCATCACTTACCGCCATTAGCCTCGAAGATTGAAGAGCGAAGAGCACTGTTATAAAGAAGCTCGTTTCATAGCTACGTGGTATCTCATGCAAGGTTATACAATATATCTAAAAGAGTGATGTGACATGTTTTTCCATTGCGGAATCTTCCCTCCTGCCTTCGCTGCGATGTCTATCTTGCGGTCTAGCCTGGTCTCCAGTGACCAATCCACCCAACTCCGCCGCGCTTGTCCGCCCGTATTTTCCCATGTTGCTCAGTAGGTCCTCTCGGAAATCTCATCAAATTCGACAGATGGGTTCAAAGGCTTTGCCAAATCTTTCCTACACATTCAGAACAGAATCACGATCAGCATGATACATCACTAAAGCAGAAGCTCGGATCAATCTGCCGATTGACAGCACGATTCTTcagggaaggagatgagctAAGGGTCTTTATCACTCACACTTTCTCAGCCTTTTTAAGTACTGTCCATCTTATAATTGACGGATCACGTCGTAGTGTCTCGTCCAATCTTCTCAAAACAATAGGAGAAGTATCAAAAGTCATCGTAAAGTGACTAAGAAATCACAACCAAaacaaatcaaatcaaatcagCACTAACCAAAACATGGCAATGAAATCGACTCCGACTCACTCGCCACGAGAATGATATTGTCTCATCCGTCTTATCCTCTGAGGTAAAGTAAGGTTTATACCTAGATTCTTCAGGTCTCGTACTACTCCGCCAGACGTATGGACTTGGTTCGATAATGAGTTGATAAGTGATCGGAGGTTGACCTGTcaccaacacaacacaacatgAACATCAGTCTGTCGTCTTCAGATCGCTTCGCAACGGGAAGAAGTCAAGAAGGGTTGAATCACGACATCTCGAAGCTCGACTTACGGAAGATTGCGGGTTGTGCACCGCAATGCAGAACAGTTCGTACATCGGCATCGTAAGGAAGTTGTGTGGTGgtatgctatgctatgctatgctgaGCTATGCTATGATGATCTCTTTGATGTACCAAAAAGTCGGACATTGTCACAACAGATCAAGTAACGAGCAGACAGTGGACGATGAGACTCGGAAGATTTGGGATAAATGAACCAAAAATACACTTCGTAAATATTCATAAAGTCATCAACTTGGTGCAGTATCTACATCCTCTATTTTGAACACCACTTCGCCGTCGTCGTGCATACATATTTCGACATCGGCATGTCGGGAAGAcagcacactcacaagacaGTCTATGCAAATATGACGCCTGCGGGATTCTCATCACGAAGGCTGCCTCATCTCACAAAGCTCGCATCTTCCTGCTACACAAGTTATGTGCTACGTTAACGTCCAGGTAGTTCTCTCCGTGCACCGTCTGagtcccactcaccactcgtcTCTGCCTGCCCAGCCAGCTGGTGGGCGCAGGTTTGGGCTGTGATCGTCTGACCCCAGCTTGAGTCATGTGATCTCTGACGGTCCTAGAGCCAAGCTCGTGCCATGCTGACAGCATGAGCTGTTGTTCTTGCTTGTACCGCTTCTCGATGGCAGAAGAGGATTGCTACGCCTCAGGTCAGCTGCGATCCACATTGATGCGTGGGTCTGCTCACTCTAGTTTTCTCGAGCTGCTCTTTCAGCTTGATTATCTCAGCCTCGAAAGTACGTGCGGATGCACCAGTACCCTATGAACGGATAAGTCAGCTTGCAAACATGGGAAGTGTCTACCCGCAGCTCACTGATTTCGCGTGATCCGCCTTGAACATGGCATCCTGATCTCTGATGAACTATCATGCAGAAGTCAGCTTTTGCTCAGCGATGTAATGGCTTACACTACCTACCGCTTTGGCTTTCTCCAGCTTTTCATCGAgttccttcacctccttggTGAGCTGGGTGTTGTCTTCGTGGAGGTCGACGACATGCTGCTGTGCTTCGGGAGGTACGCCTTTCGCCGCCAACTGAGTGCGGAGTTCACTGTAGCAGGATAGGTCAGTAAAATACCGACTCGATTTAGGCTAAGCTCACCTaaactccttctccttctccagagCTCGTTCGCGCTGATTGATTCCTGACGACTGGAGgtccaccttgtccatcaGCAGCctggggaagaagtggttgaGATTAGCGCCATATAACCTATGATAGAAAGGATGCttgcttcttgatctctAACAAGTGCTGGCGATCTTTATCTTTGAGAACACCAATCTGCTCTTTCAGATCCCGAACGTTCGCTTCCAGAGCTTGGACGTCGCTCTGTATGCTTGATCGCAGCGCTACATGGTCTATCAGCAACGTATGCTAGTGAGGTCACCGATGGTACCTACCTGATATCGCgtctttctcatctttgcCGACCAGACTCACTGACAACGAGACACAGCTTTCAGTCAGATGACGACTCTCAAGGCAGAGCAGCGCTAGCCAGGTATGACTTACAGTCCGTTTCTGCGACCTTCAatttcttctccacctcttctctaGCAACTTCCAAGCTCTGTTTCTCCAGTAGCAAcgcatctcgctcttcgagCACTTCATCCAAACGCTGTTTCAAGGCAGCAGCAGTTTGCGCGCTGTTTCCACGTTAGCTATCGTGCTGTCATCGGCCATTGTTAGAACAACTTGTACTCACTTGTCACCGCCTCGAACAGATCTGATCTGCTCGAGAGTCGCTTGTAGTTTCAGAGCATTCCTATGAGCCTCAAGATACTCTGACTGGTATCGATCTCGGGCTTTCTTGGCATCCGCCAGTAAAGTCTCAAGCGCAGCGACGCGGTCGCCATCTCGACCGCCGACCTTGAGGTCTGCCAATTCTCTTTGCAACGCTCTGATGCGTAAACGCAAACTGTGACTTGCATGAGTATGGATTTCAAGCAGAACATGGGATATGTATGCTTACTCAGTCTTCGTAGCTGATCGTCCCCCATCGCCGTCGTCCGCAAGACCGCCAAGCTCGTCATCGAGAGTTGATTTGGTACCTAGAGTGGACAATGTTGATTGCTTGCGTTTCAGACCAGGGGCAACTCCCAGCTCAATCTCTTGTAACTTCTCCTGTTGCAGTTGGAGCTCGTCCTGATCTCGCTCGTACTCTCGTCCTAAGTCGTCAAGCTGATTCTGTGCCAGTTCCAGCTGATGGTTCAAAGTTGTAATCTACGTATATCAGACATGTGTAAGTAGAATCTCATGGATCAGAGAGGATTGTATCGTACCTCTTCAGCCTGATCCTCGGTACGCTTTTCAAGTGTTGCTATTTGTTCCTTGTAATTATCTAACAGCACTTTCGCAGTCCCTGCTCGCTTGAGATCCGCTTCAAGCGAGGCATTGGTGTTGATCAACGCGgtgttctcctcttcaaggCTCTGCAAGTCTCCGTCAATCACCTTGTCATAATTATTGAATAGGGAAGTCTTCGCTTActctcaactctcttcgTAGTCCGGCAGATTCCTCCAGCTTCCGCTTGTATTTCTCGATGACATTCTCGCTTTTCTGTAACCTCTCGGCTGTATGGCGATATCTACGGTTGTTGTGTTGATCAGTAATAAATCGATCTCGGTCGATTGTGTCTGACTGactcgtcaagctgatcttTTAGCTTTGCAGCCTCTGCGGCTTGGACCTTCAAGTCTTCCACCTACCCGACTATTTCATCAGCGACGCTCTCAGACTATTGGATGCTCAACTCACCGTCTTTGTCAAGTCCGCCACTAGAGTAACCTGTTTCTGAAGATCCTCTTCTGTCCGAGCGAGGTTTTCATCTGCTTTCGCACTGTCGAAACGAACAAGGCATAATCAATCAGCCCCTCGTGTGGCCTCAGCGTGAGGAGAGCTCACAGATCTCCACGTAGGCTATCAACTTCCGCCGTCGCGGCTGTTTGGCTGGTACGCAGAGTAGCTGCTGAACCTGAAGTGTTGTTCAAACGATGTAGTGCATCATCCCGCTCCCCACTTATGTCGTCCTGTTCCACTGAAACATCAGCAGTGTTTGCGAACACCTAGTATAATCGTCGACGTACAATTATTGATGTCAATTGCGCCACTTGTGTTTTCAACTCCTCGCACTGTTCTCGCAGCTCATCATTGTCCTGTAGTAGCTTGTCCCTCTCCGATCTCCAGCCTGATGGAGGTGATCTGAGGTTACCGTCAGTTTTTTTACATAACTACACTTGGTCACAATGCTAAGCTCACGACAGATCTAGCGACACCTTCAAAGGCGACCGTCTCTCCTCTTGtgtctcttcatcaaccGGCAATGATGCCATCACCTGTTGCTTTTTCTGTCAGTTCTGGCGGTGATAACGCAGATAAATTGACTAACCTCTTCAAtgctcttcatcaactccGCCATGTGCTCCTCCTTCAGGCGCTGAATTTTACTAATGACTTTTTCGTTTCCCGGTCCCCATACTCCTACTGCCAAACACAGTCTACAGATTTGAATCAAGCCCTTCGTGCCTTCCGCTGTTTTGGATGATTTGGCGATagtggagaaaggaggttCAGGGAGTGTAGAAAGGGCAAGGGACTGAGcgtgtggtggtggaaggggaaaaGATAGTAGGAGTCGGTACAACCGTTTCCTGCGGTcaaggatgtcagctgatctTGTTCAGGCCGCGGAGTGCAGATATCAGGTAGCTGACAATGTATTCATTCGGAGGACCCAGTTCTCTGACGAGCTGGAAGCTGTAGAGGATATACCTAAGCCACGAGTCGGGACATGCTTGAAATGTGTGGAATCACTTCGCGGTTATGTGGTAAGATCAGTATACATAGATACGAGACTGAGCGATAGGACCCTCTTGCAACTCACATCGAGCTCATGACCTACAGATGCAGTTCAGTCAGCACATCTCCAAAAGGGGGAGAGCAAATacccacctccatcaacgCCTTGCCATCTGACAGCTGCTCAAAGGCTGTGATCTTCTTTGACAGCTTGAACGCGTTGAGATATGCCACGAGGGCATCTTGCTCCTGCCGTGACATGTTGTCGGAGCACAGCGATGTTTATGAGACCACGTCGGTAGGAGCCCACCTGTTACGACTAGCTATAATGTTGTACAGGCGAGGACACAAGATGCATGTTGTCGTTTCAAAGGTCTGAGCGTTAGTCGTCGGGTAGGTGTTCATTCACTGGATTGAACAAGTGGAGGCGAGTATTACGTAATTATCCTCACCGTCCACTCACGTGACTCTGATTCTCTCGTTTGACGCGTGTGTCCTTGCACGCTGTTAATGTCACAACATTACTTCTTCGCCATTCACAACTTTGCTATCTCTTGCTGACCCGACAACATCGCTTTCTTGACTCAAACGTATCTTTTGGAGGACACAATGGCACGATCCGGCCAAGGAGAGGTCGGTGTAACCTCCCTGgcaccatcatcgtctgttGCTGGGATGACTGCCAACCCTTTCCGAGCAAAAGCGGCGCGTCTACGGATAATCGACAAGGATACAGAGAATCAGCCCGGTCCCAGCAAACGATCTCGAGGAGTTTCGTCGAGAGTCAACATGGGCGGCAAAGAACGTTCATCGGGCTCAGCGCATACGAGTAAAATCGCCAGCATTGGGTTGTCCAAGCCATCGTCGCAGCAAGTGCATAAGGAAGcagagggggatgatgagaaagCTTTGATGGACGACTTGATGGCCGGTCTTGACGCGACCATGTTCGAAGGTCTCGGCTCGTCTCCCGCACGCCCAAAGTCATCTCAAATATCTCCAATACATACTAAGACGACCAAATCTCTGGAACCTTTAGAAGTTAGGATATCACCCGTGAAACGGAAAAGACCACTGTCGCCGAGGAAGCTGTCACCGCAGAAACGGAAAACGATCTCGCTCCAATCTGCTTTCACACCCTCTTCAATGAAAGTGAAAAGGGAACCGATACTCTCGCCAGTGAGGACTGTCAAAATTGAAAAGAAGCACACATTTATGGAGAACGATGAAAAGGCGGATGTCCCTGTCGGTTGtaaagaggaagtggaacaGGTTAAGCCTGATCTGGCGGATGACGATTTATTCGACTTTGACTTCGATCTAGGCGATCTATCTGCATTTGAGGAAGATCTACTTACGCCACAAATGCCCTCGGTGAGCTGGCACTCGAATTGCTCACTGGCTTAGGACAGCATAGCTGATAGTGATTGACAGGTACGATATCCCATAATCAACCCTATTGTTCCTCCCGCGCCTTCCGGTTACAAACCGACGCCTTGGGTGCGATGTACTGTCGATATGGTGCTCGATGGTCTAAGCTTTGGAGACGGTGTCATCCCGTCACTCTCAGAGATGAATACAAACGAGTCTGCTTCAACCTCGTTTGGAAAGGTATGTACTGCCGCAGACAAGCAGACCCCGTTGTCCATCTGGCTAATGCTGAATTGCAGACATTGATCGTAACACTGACGGACAGTGGAAATCAACGTGTGGTGCATCTCAAGGAGCGTTGGGCTGATCTACACATCAAGAAAGGTGGGTGCTGTGCATTTGGGCGATACAATCTACTGATCCTGTCAACTCCCAGGCAATATAATTAACATCATCTCGGCATCTCTTTCGGTTCCTTCCACGGCTCCAATCGTTCTTACATTCAAAGACCCCTCATCGTTCCTGATTCACCACCCAGACCTTATGCTCACCATGACCTCAATCGCCAACGCCATGCCCTGTCCTCGTAAACCAATCTTACAAACCCTCGTCAAAGCTTCCGGACCGCCCACCAAAGCTGTCTTGTATGGTAATCTCTTGCATAGTCTCTTGCAAGGTGCAATGGCCGAACAAAGTTTCGACGCCGAAGGTACATTCAAGCGGATAGACGATGAGctgagaaaggaagagagacggATCGAGATTTGGAGTGCTGGAATGGGAATCTTGGATGTCAGAGAAGAACTGGGAGCAAAGGCCGGACGGGGATTTGAGGTGTTCGGTGAGAAATGGGTAGGAGAGAACCcacaagtgagtgtcatgGCCAAAATACTGTATAACTAGAATCCATTGCTGACGGTTTGATACAGTCGAGTGGAGAGCTGCATACCAGTCCCGGAGAGAGCTCAAGTTTGCTTGCTATCAACGGCTTGCacgatgtcgaagaagacatcTGGTCCCCTAAATGGGGCTTGAAGGGCAAAGTCGACGCTTCCGTCCAGGCAAAGATTATCCTCGACCCAAAGGAGAAAGATCAGGTAGAGGAACACGTCGCACCGCTGGAGATCAAGACTGGTCGGTCAGTCGGGGTCATGGCACATCGAGCGCAGACAATGCTGTACACACTGCTTATGGAGGATCGCTATTGTGAGTTGATCTGTATTGTTCCACGCTGCTCAACGCTCAATGTATCTGTTGCAGGCGTGCCCGTACCGGCCGGACTGTTGTACTACTCTCAAATGGACTCCATACTTCGTGTCGAAGCCAAACCAAACGAAATACGCGCTTTGATCATCGCAAGGAACGAACTGGCAGACTGGCTTTCCAAGAAACGAAGACTCCCGAAAGCAGCTCTTGGCGATATGCCGGCTAAGGACGTCGAAAATGTCGACGACGTATTCCTCCCA is a window encoding:
- a CDS encoding mitochondrial 37S ribosomal protein bS6m, whose product is MPMYELFCIAVHNPQSSVNLRSLINSLSNQVHTSGGVVRDLKNLGINLTLPQRIRRMRQYHSRGDHFTMTFDTSPIVLRRLDETLRRDPSIIRWTVLKKAEKVKDLAKPLNPSVEFDEISERTY